Within Spinacia oleracea cultivar Varoflay chromosome 4, BTI_SOV_V1, whole genome shotgun sequence, the genomic segment TTTTTATGTGTCTCACAAAAAAGGGCTCTCACCATTATCATTCATAAATCATAACTAGGTCGATTTGATAACATGCGCGCTTTAGAAATGATACTTGTAAATTGTTCTTAATCAAAATCATGTGTTAGGTAATAGAACCAATGATGTCttagcctagtggttaagactgaggacCTGTGTAAGATAGGTCTCGGGTTCGAATTTCCTCCcatatttgtaatttattattgCCCTTGTGACTCATTTGCAACCAAAAAAAATGCGTTTGGTGATAGAAATAGCCTAGGTTTTTAATTAAAGAAACACACACACTCCTATCTATCTAAGCTAAGAGTTATTTCCCTGTTTGAACTTCATTCAAAGGAGATTCACGTACAACTATTGAaaccaattgcttgttggttcagtggtgattgaggctgaacttggtagggagaacccgtgttcgatcccccataACAACAATCGGGAGGGGAAtggaacctaaccacccagaactcgctcCGAATACGGATTAGCCTTAAGGgcgaaccgggtgctaacacaaaAAACGTACAACTATTGTACATCTTGACATGTGTTGTTGCATACTTGCATGCAAGATAATGTTTTTTGGACTTGGCCATGGGCTAGACTGTGCTTTTGGCAAAAGAACAGTCCGTTTTGTGCTAAAGAAGTGGGTTGGTCGACCCAAGTTTGGGCAAAATCTTGTTCGCAACATCCATGCATTATCTCGTGCCAAAAACAACGAGTTTTTTGAGCCATCCGACGATAGGTAAATAGGTTTTTATGTCTTATAACTAAAAGTTCAATGGCCTGCCCAAaacctttttaataaaaaaaatctaatgggTCGGATCGGCCTCGAGAATCGAGTCAAAAGGTCCAAACCTGGCTAATTTCGGGCGAGCTGGAGGATACATATGGTCTTCTCTAATAGTCTAATATGTTTCTTGAACACACGTGTGTCATAGGGTTCGTGTCTTTTTCGGTTTGGTGAGGAGGATTTAGATGTATTTTGTACAGTATAGTGGTTTGGCGAGGGTCGTGTCTTGTTCATGTAATGTACGAGTGAAGATATCATTTAGTTGAGTAGCCAAAAAGCTTCGGACTAAGGCATTGTTCCTTAGAGCTGAACTGAGCTGAATTGAATATTGGACAAAAAATAACAGGGCCTGAGTTGGGTAAAATTCAGCTCGAATCAAGTGACTTCAAGGTAATATGCGTTTCAGATTAGGTATGGTCCAGGGctgtcaaatcgggtcatcggATCGGTTTCGGATCAGTTATAACTGGTTCGGGTCTTTTCGAAATCGGTAAATGTCGGGTTAATGTTTCTATTCGGGTCAATTCAGATCGGTTCGGATAACTTCGGTTTCGGATGAAGTCGGCTAATATGTTGTTTCGGTTCGGGTAATTTCGGTTCGGTTAAATCTCGGGTTTGGTTTGAACCGGTTCGGGTTTAAAACGGTTTTGTATCGGTTTAATTTGATTCGGTTCTAGTTCGGTTCGGGTGTATGTCAGATACAATTGCTATTTTTACCAGCTTACTGCATGTACGAGTGATGTCCGGATCGGATAAGTCTCGGGTTCGTGTGTATGTCGGATTCAGTTACTATTTTAACCGATAACTGCGGGAATGGGTCATGTCTGGATCAGATATATTCTCGGGTTCAGGTCAAGTTCGGATCGGTCGCACCTCAGATCACGGTCAATTACGGATTGAGTTTGCGGTTTGCGGTTCGAGCTAAGATCGGGTTGGCTTGTATTCTTATGTTGTATGGATCGAGTAGCTCTCGAGTTCGCTGTCAAATTCAGATCACTTTATAATTCTAATATTACATGCCAAATACTTATTTTTTAGAAATCTACTACCTCCGTCCAAAATTGTTAAAAGTCGTTTTCAGATTTATTCGGAGCGGGTCAACGCCAAGTGCGGGTTAAATCGAATATCGTATTTTATCGGGTAAAATCAAATTTCGAATTGCTATCCGGACGGATGCAGGTTCGATTCTGTTAAAACTAGTTGGATACTAATCAGGTTACGAATTTCCTCGCGTTGTTAGCGGATCGAGTCTGGATCTTTGATTTACGGGTCAAATCGAATTTCGGGCGTCCAATTCATAATGGCCCAGGCAGGGTTCGTTTCGTACACTTCGAAATTCGAACCCGTGAATTGTGTTTTGTGTAACCACCAAACCGCCAATTTCTCCATCATCCTTGATTCCTTGACCACTACAAGTTACCTATTGGCTATTGCCCTACTCTCACTCCCTCTCCAGTCTCCAGCTGGTGTTCCTCTTTCCTTTCTGCAACAATGGCGGCCACCCACCCTCTCTCTCATTCAACAACACTCGCTAAAACCCCAAATCtctcttcaaaatccaaaacttcCATCCTCTCAAAACCCTATATTTCCTTTTCCAAACCCTTATCCCCAAAACCCTCAGTTACCTTCAACAAACCCTTAACCCCGAAACCCTTAATCCTCCAAGCAGCTGTTTCCCAAAACGCTGCaactttagagccccaaaccaGCAAGTTTGACCATTGTTTCTCAAAAAAGGATGATGGGTATTTGTATATTGAAGGGCAAAAGGTGCACGATGTTATGGAAAGTGTTGAAAAGAGGCCATTTTATTTGTATAGTAAACCACAAATTACTAGAAATGTCGAGGCTTACAAAGATGCTCTTGTAGGGTTGAGGTCAATTATTGGTTATGCTATTAAGGCTAATAATAATTTGAAGATTTTGGAGCATTTGAGGGGTTTGGGTTGTGGGGCTGTTCTTGTTAGTGGTAATGAGCTTAGGCTTGCTTTGGCTGCTGGTTTTGATCCCACTAAGTAAGatttcttcttttccttttgtgtTTTGGTGAACTTTAATAGTTAATGATTATACtttgttgtttaatttgttgaaaatggtTTGTTTTACTGATTTAAGCTGTGATTTAAATGTCATTTTCCAAATTTGGATTGTTTTACTTGTGATTTTCATGGGGGAAATTCAGTGTTACCTAGTTTGCGGTATGCTTTGGTACGTGGAGTGGGTAATGGAACATAATTCGCTTGATTAGTCCAAAAGTGTTCCACTGTACTAATTAGCATGAAGTAATTTGAAGTAATTTGTAGGGAGGGATTAGGAAATTAGGTAACACTAGAGGGAAATGATGATAGTTTATTGTTTAGTGCTTGGAAATGGTTATGCTATTGATTGTAGCTAGTTTGTAGTCTCTTGTAAATCATTAATATTTCCAGTTTTGTTGTTGACTGCTATAAGTTGAAGCACAAGGGAAGTTGTTTACTCTGAGTAATTTATGTTGTGAATACTGAAAATTGGTTGGACTGTGAGATAATGTAACTTTTCCAGAATGTCTACTGAGTTGGTATCTTGATGTTAGGTGTATCTTCAATGGAAATGGAAAGACATTGGATGATTTGGTTGTTGCTGCTGAGAGCGGTGTGTTTGTAAACATTGACAGTGAATTTGATCTGGACAATATCGTATCAGCTGCTAAAATTGCAGGGAAAAGGGTGAATGTTTTGCTTAGAATTAACCCTGATGTGGATCCTCAGGTATGTCTGTTTTGTTGACATCCTTTCCTGTTATTACTAATAAACGCTGATATACTTTTTTTTCCTGCTTGAGATAAATTATTAACTTCTATCAGTTAGCCCTAAGGTAGTGTTTATTGACATGTAATAGAAGCCTGGAGCAAAGCTTGAGTTATTGAAGAGTCCTTTTAGGCATGTTTGCTACAATATTTACCCTTATGTTTTCTAGAACTCTGGTGCATCTCTGTGACCCAACTTCACTTCATTGTCTTTTGCTGAACAATCTGTAGTATAAGCTCCTTTTGTGGTATCTCCGCGTTTGTTAGATAGTTTGtcgtgttttaattttattttcatctTGATTTCACTTTTCCATGGGAGACTAGAAGTCTCTGTTAAATAATCCAATTTTCTTCTTGGGGAATAGGAAAACTGATTAGTTACCCCATAGCTTTGGTAACAATCAGAGTCTAGCAATATTCTTCATTTTATTTCCCTGGACGTCATTTGTCATAAACAGTGATAATCTTCCACAAGTGAACATGGCCTTAGTTCCCAGTGCCATGATTTGACTACGATTAGCTTGAATTGCATCTTAATCTTTTAAATCTTCAAAGTAATAATTTTTAGATGTCTGGACGTTCTTGTTGCATCCTGCCAATATGCATCATGCACGATTTTCATCATTGGTAATAGTGACTGGATATTGGGGAGGAAGTGGGCCCTATGATTTCTATTTGTGGATGAGGGCAGTGTAGTTTCATTTTTTAGGTAAACCAAATTCTTTCacgtctttttctttttttttcttgtgttTCTGTATGCCTTACCTGTTGGTCGTGATATCTAGGTCCACCCTTATGTAGCCACTgggaacaagaactccaaatttGGCATTAGAAATGAGAAACTACAGTGGTTTCTGGATGCTGTGAAAGCGCATCCTCAAGAGCTGAAGTTGGTTGGGGCTCATTGCCATCTTGGATCAACAATTACCAAGGTATTTAAAGCTATGTTTCTGCAGTTTTTTCTAATCAAATAATTCATGCGATCTTCTCTTAAAACTACTGAGATGCCACTTTGGATTGTCTTTTTTGGTGTTTGTTATATTTGCTTTGTAGTCCACAGCGTCTTGGTAgttaagtatttttttttctttttacccaCAGGTTGATATATTCAGGGATGCTGCAGTTCTTATGGTAGAATACATAGACCAAATTCGTGACCAGGGTTTTGAGATTAGTTACTTGAACATTGGAGGTGGTCTGGGAATAGACTACTATCACACTGGCGCTGTTCTTCCTACACCTAGAGATCTTATTGACACGGTAAGGCCCTAGAAAATCATTTACTAAAAATCTATAATACTCTTAATCATATAATTGGCtgagttgatgatgatgatatttcAATATCATTGGCTGAGTTGATGATGATGTTTCAATAAGTGTTACTGACATGTTCTATAATCCTTTGTGGGGAAGAAAAGGAATCTTCAGGCCTGCTAGCCTTTTGTTAGTGTCTGAAGTTAAATGTGAAATTACTGTAACACATGATTGACCAGGAAATACCAGTTCATGAATATTTTCCATTTAAGTTGTATAATTATTTTGGATGTAACAGACATATAAGAATGTCACTTGTCTTCTTGTTTCAACAGATTTTTATTTGTAATCTTCCTTTAACTTGGTTCattgtagtttagaatttttACGTTCTCATTTTTTCATGCCAAAGAAGGATATAAACAACTATCTTTGAGCTGCCTCTAGGATATTTGTTTAGGTTGAGTATTTCTTAGTTTGCTTTGAATGATGGTAGCTGAATAAACTTAATAAGGAATATAGTACACTCACTTTATGATCATGTATGCTTATTGCAGGTACGTGAATTGGTCCTTTCACGAGATCTCAACCTTATCATTGAACCTGGAAGGTCACTTATTGCAAATACCTGTTGCTTAGTTAATCGTGTTACTGGTGTCAAAACTAATGGTACAAAAAATTTCATCGTGATTGACGGGAGCATGGCGGAACTTATTCGTCCGAGTCTTTATGATGCTTACCAAGTAAGTAAATTTCCAGGAAATTCTGAATTACAAAGCTAGTAATGTGATAATTACGGGAACCTCAATGGAAATGGGTCCTGTAATTCTCAAAAAGGCTTACTAACTGAAGTAAATAACATCTGCAGCATATAGAGCTTGTTTCTCCAGCTCCATCAGATGCAGAGTTAGCCACCTTCGATGTGGTTGGCCCGGTTTGTGAGTCAGCAGATTTCTTGGGAAAGGAGCGCAAACTTCCCACTCCACAGAGGGTAATGAAAAATGCTCTTTTTCTCCTCCAACCTCACTGAGACAGACGCTGCTTTAAtttgtgaaaaataaaattcatgttttaatactAGGGTTTTGGTTTGCAGGGAGCTGGATTAGTAGTTCATGACGCTGGTGCCTATTGTATGAGCATGGCCTCCACCTACAATCTCAAGATGCGCCCACCAGAATACTGGGTATGTATATCTGGATCTTACTCCCTGATTCTCCAATCCTGAACCTTTGAGGAAATTATATCATGGTTGTGTTGGTTTGGAGGAAAACAATTTGAAAGTAGTTTATTAATGAAGTCATATGCCGATGGAAATCAACTTTCAATTTTGATTTTCCTCTGTTTGGTTCCTTGGTAGAAAAGTTATACGGAGTACGAAGTAAAAGGTAAAAGTTGCACTGGGAATAGAGGTAGTGATACACTGCTAGTGCCATTGAATGATCGCTATATATCAACTTGCAATTGCGTacttttttattcatttcaaaTCACAAATTCAAAGAACTTTAAGAATAAAAGTCAAATACACAAATTAAGTTTGACAGGGACGCTCACAACTTGATATGTGACTCTACAAATTTTGGGTCATCTTCAACCCTCTATCATATCATTATGCTACAAATTTGCACAATGCTTACATCCTCTTGTAAACATATGTATAACTGCTACCTGGAAATCTGGAATTCACAATCCATGGGTACTTAGTTATGGTAAAACTGCACTGTTATATGTTATCGCAATAATCAGTGTTTTAGTGTAAACTAACATAGGAGTAAATGTAATTGCTATGTTTTTAAATTAAACTGTGGATTTGTGATCCTTAATTATTTCGTATGTTTAGTACGGGTCAAGGTTTCTCCACTCTATGAAATTTTACAGAAGTTGGCTATAAAGGATTTGATCTGATAAGGGATGGGCCACTGATGGGGAGGAAAATGTGGGTATTCCTTCCACTCAAAAGGGGATCGTTTTTCCCACCCCTTAGGATCACTACTGTCAACCTAAAAAAACTTGCTATCATCCCTTATTAAACCAAATAAAATACAAGTATagattaacccaggaatcaaaTGTCTGTGCTTGGTTTTCCTGGATTTCTTTTTTCTTCCATAGGATAGTAAAAGGAGTGAAAGAAAATCTTCTTCAGTTGGGATCACGGTTACCTGATTCGCTAGTATGAGATTGGGTATGGGATCGCAGTTAGCTACTTACCTTGCTAAGTTAGACCAAAATTGTccattttcatgttataattcgCCTTTTCGGTTCGTGGGGTGATTAGAGAATTAGGTAACAGTGGTTGGGATTAGTTTAGTTTTCTCAGGGGtggaaattatttttgttttgtaaaGAAGTACTCCGTAACCTAACATTCCCTTTCTCTCACCTTCCTTCTCTCCTCCCTTCCATTTTATGCGGAGTCCGCCCTCCAGTTTGCTTTCATCTTTTTctcttgaactttttttttaaagaacgAAGCAAAAGAAAATGAAGTTTGATAATTGATTCCGTTGAAATATACTTTCTGTTGCAAATGAAATTCAGTTGAAAATGTTTTCGTTAGCACTAAACATAGCCTATATGTGTTTTCTTGATTCATGTGCTTATTACATGGGCTTGGGGCATGGTAATTGGTAACTCATGTCATATACTCCGTATGTGTATTGGATTTTGGTCTTGCTTTATCAACCAAATGTTTTGTTTAGGAACTTATTCCCGAGCAAGTCACCTTGCATTGGTTTTCGGTCTGGCCTTATCAACCAAATGTTTCAATTTAGGGACCAATACCTGAGAAAGTCTCCGCCTTTTTTCATGAATGTTTCCAGTACTAACTGCTACAATTTATTGGTAGGTTGAGGAAGATGGATCAGTTGCCAAAATCCGTCATGGTGAGACATTCGAAGACCATATCAGATACTTTTCTGGTCTCTAATTATTACCAGGCGGTGTTATCATCCAACTCGAACTGTTGTAGTGAAAATAATGTAATCTTTTGGGCAAGCCTTACCTGGAGGGTGCTGCGTGCTTTGTAATATTAACAGTATCTATCTTCTTCCTAGCTTACTCGGAACACTTTTGATGTATTTCTGCGTAATTGGAAGGCATTTGCCAGATTTTGGTATCTAATTCATCCATAAATGAACTAATACCGTGTTTTTGATTTCTTGTTCTTTCTTCTCCTCCATCCCTGGTATTGGAAGGCATTTGCCAGAATACGATATCACACAGTCTAGTTTAATGCAAAATGCCGGCTTATTTCTTTCCAATTATATGAAGATTCAATCCCTAGCTACTACAGAGGTCATCTGCAGTATCAGACTTGTCACCTCTTAAATTGAATCCTGCAAAGTATTTCCTAACCATATTTTTCAGGGCCAAAGGAGCCAAATTATCAGGCACCATAGGAAAAGCTGCTACCAATGAACTAGTTTAGGTATCAGATGATGTTAATCTAAACAATCGATTATCCAATCCAATCATGTTATCCAATCCAATCATGTAAAAATCATTCTAACTTTAAGTTATACAATTGGCCCGTTTGGCaatcggtttttttttttttcctttgataATCAAATTAaggtaaattgttttttaccacctaaaaaaattgacaagttattttttaccacctaaaaaaaaataaaaattttttaccacctaaaaattaaataaaaattgtcTTTTGCCACCTCTTAACTACAAAATTAATGTTATGTGATTTAATGggaagtacaaaaaaaaaatacatgaaaaTTGTGGGATAAgagaagaaacaaaaaaaatatagtcgttgAAATGGGATTGCATATCGTTTTCGTCCATCTTTCCGATTAAaatgtggtaaaaaataatttttattttatttttaggtgctaaaagacaatttttatctttttaggtggtaaaaaataatttatcaatttgtttaggtggtaaaaaacaatttcatTGATAAACAACGACATCTACGTAAGGATTTGAATCTAACAATTATATAacaattgaatcaaataaaaacttcctttatgtataccctcttttatatcgATGTGATTTACAACATTTTTCGACGAGTGAGTCTATAGATCTATTGTAGCCGTGACAAATATAATATTCGTGTGATTGTAATCGAAAGATTGACCTACTTTTGGATCCTGCACAAATCTTACAAAGAAACAACATGTATTAAACTAAGCACACAAAACTTATCTAGAATCAAAACCACCATAAAGTACTTACAACACTGAAAATATATAGTTTTATTGAGGTataacgcaaaaaaaaaaaacataattgaAGAGAAGAGGATGGAAATAACCAAATGTCCGAATAACTTTG encodes:
- the LOC110803060 gene encoding diaminopimelate decarboxylase 2, chloroplastic codes for the protein MAATHPLSHSTTLAKTPNLSSKSKTSILSKPYISFSKPLSPKPSVTFNKPLTPKPLILQAAVSQNAATLEPQTSKFDHCFSKKDDGYLYIEGQKVHDVMESVEKRPFYLYSKPQITRNVEAYKDALVGLRSIIGYAIKANNNLKILEHLRGLGCGAVLVSGNELRLALAAGFDPTKCIFNGNGKTLDDLVVAAESGVFVNIDSEFDLDNIVSAAKIAGKRVNVLLRINPDVDPQVHPYVATGNKNSKFGIRNEKLQWFLDAVKAHPQELKLVGAHCHLGSTITKVDIFRDAAVLMVEYIDQIRDQGFEISYLNIGGGLGIDYYHTGAVLPTPRDLIDTVRELVLSRDLNLIIEPGRSLIANTCCLVNRVTGVKTNGTKNFIVIDGSMAELIRPSLYDAYQHIELVSPAPSDAELATFDVVGPVCESADFLGKERKLPTPQRGAGLVVHDAGAYCMSMASTYNLKMRPPEYWVEEDGSVAKIRHGETFEDHIRYFSGL